In the genome of Desulfovermiculus halophilus DSM 18834, the window CGGCTCTTTGATTTCCGTATGCCGTGGTACAGCTTCCACAACCCCTGTCTTGGGGTTTATCCACAAAGCATGGGACGCCCCTTCCCTCTTCAGATAACAGCCGCCTCCGCAGTATTTTTTCAAGCTCTCGCTTTTTCATCAGACTGCAATGGTGTCTCGAATCGTATCATCAGGGAGGCCACGAGTTACATCCTCCAGACGATCCTCCAAAATCAGCACAACAGCCTGCTTAAGGCTTTCCTTTGCTTCGTCCACAGACTCGCCCTGTCCGTTGGCACCTGGGATTTCAGGGCAATATGCCCAGTAGCCCCCCTCAGGGGCTTTTTCTATTATTGCAGTCAATTCACCCTTCATGGCTGATTCCTCGCATTCTTTTTCTTGCCGCTGATGGCGTATCTGCATAAAAGAGAAGAGGAAGAATTTTGAACCGCTGATTGC includes:
- a CDS encoding type II toxin-antitoxin system HicB family antitoxin, which codes for AISGSKFFLFSFMQIRHQRQEKECEESAMKGELTAIIEKAPEGGYWAYCPEIPGANGQGESVDEAKESLKQAVVLILEDRLEDVTRGLPDDTIRDTIAV
- a CDS encoding type II toxin-antitoxin system HicA family toxin, with the translated sequence MKKYCGGGCYLKREGASHALWINPKTGVVEAVPRHTEIKEPLARKILKNLNISQ